One region of Phragmites australis chromosome 18, lpPhrAust1.1, whole genome shotgun sequence genomic DNA includes:
- the LOC133899088 gene encoding uncharacterized protein LOC133899088, giving the protein MVSCSVLLACTRAPLPPLPRPASPLLGRTAATITRDNANAPLFVSLVCRPGGAGGWRRGWAQICRDSSLQGPPGADSSAQEQEDKKKSEAVAAAAARIASDGGGGGRLSDWTTSVLLFGVWAGILYYVFQLAPNQTPYRDTYFLQKLLNLKGDDGFRMNDILVCLWYIMGLWPLVYSMLLLPTGRSSKSKIPVWPFLVLSCIGGAYALIPYFVLWKPPPPPIDEDEIGQWPLKFLESKLTAGVVFSLGLGLIIYAGKAGGDDWKEFIRYFRESKFIHATCLDFTLLSAFSPFWVYNDITARRWKKGSWLLPLAFIPFVGPSLYLLLRPSLSSLLAASASSSDEIEK; this is encoded by the exons ATGGTCTCCTGCTCCGTTTTGCTCGCATGCACCCGcgctcccctccctcctctcccaaGGCCAGCAAGTCCCCTCCTCGGAAGAACCGCCGCCACCATCACCAGAGACAACGCCAATGCTCCTCTGTTCGTCAGCCTCGTGTGCCGGCCGGGAGGAGCTGGAGGGTGGCGCCGGGGGTGGGCCCAAATCTGCCGGGACTCCTCGCTCCAAGGCCCTCCCGGCGCCGATTCTTCTGCACAGGAGCAagaggacaagaagaagagcgaAGCTgttgcggcggcggcagcccgGATTGCTAGtgatggcggcggtggtgggAGGCTGAGCGACTGGACGACGTCGGTGCTTCTCTTCGGGGTCTGGGCGGGTATCTTGTACTACGTCTTCCAGCTCGCGCCCAACCAGACGCCG TACAGAGACACGTACTTCTTGCAGAAACTTCTAAATCTGAAAGGGGATGATGGCTTTCGAATGAATGACATTCTTGTTTGTCTATGGTACATTATGGGCCTCTGGCCACTTGTGTACAGTATGTTGCTCCTTCCTACTGGTAGAAG TTCAAAAAGCAAGATTCCCGTCTGGCCATTCCTTGTTCTTTCGTGCATTGGGGGAGCATATGCTTTGATTCCTTACTTTGTTCTATGGaagcctcctccacctcccatTGATGAAGACGAAATTGGACAATGGCCATTAAAATTTCTTGAGTCAAAGTTAACTGCAGGA GTGGTGTTTTCCCTAGGCCTTGGACTGATTATATACGCTGGAAAAGCTGGTGGTGACGATTGGAAGGAATTCATTCGATACTTTAGGGAGAGCAAATTT ATCCATGCCACCTGCCTTGATTTCACTTTGCTCTCGGCCTTTTCACCATTTTGGGTCTACAACGACATTACAGCAAGACGATG GAAAAAGGGTTCTTGGCTTCTGCCGCTTGCGTTTATCCCTTTTGTGGGGCCCTCACTCTATCTTCTACTGCGTCCATCGCTTTCCTCTCTGCTGGCTGCATCTGCTTCATCATCTGATGAAATTGAGAAATAA
- the LOC133899254 gene encoding cellulose synthase-like protein D3, protein MSNAPPKKAIRNPGAGGSAGSSRGSAGQTVKFARRTSSGRYVSLSREDIDMEGELAADYTNYTVQIPPTPDNQPMMDGAEPASVAMKAEEQYVSNSLFTGGFNSVTRAHLMDKVIESEVTHPQMAGSKGSRCAMPACDGKVMRNERGEDIDPCDCRFKICRDCYLDAQKDGCICPGCKEHYKIGEYAEDDPNDVPSGKLHLPGPGGVNTNKSLLARNQNGEFDHNRWLFESSGTYGYGNAFWPKGGMYDDDLDDEGSLSGDGVLPEQKPFKPLTRKMPMPTSIISPYRIFIVIRMFVLIFYLTWRLRNPNMEALWLWGMSIVCELWFAFSWLLDMLPKVNPINRSTDLAVLKEKFETPSPSNPHGRSDLPGLDVFVSTADPEKEPVLTTATTILSILAVDYPVEKLACYVSDDGGALLTFEAMAEAASFANIWVPFCKKHDIEPRQPDSYFSLKGDPTKGKRRSDFVKDRRKVKREFDEFKVRINSLPDSIRRRSDAFNAREDMKMLKHLRETGADPSEQPKVKKATWMADGTHWPGTWAASAPDHAKGNHAGILQVMLKPPSPDPLYGMHDEEQLIDFSDVDIRLPMLVYMSREKRPGYDHNKKAGAMNALVRCSAVMSNGPFILNFDCDHYINNAQAVREGMCFMMDRGGERVAYIQFPQRFEGIDPSDRYANNNTVFFDGNMRALDGLQGPMYVGTGCMFRRFALYGFDPPRTTEYTGVLFKKKKVTTFKYPETDTQSLKAEDFDAELTSQLVPKRFGNSSALMASIPVAEFQARPIADHPAVQHGRPPGALTVPRPPLDPPTVAEAVSVISCWYEDKTEWGDRVGWIYGSVTEDVVSGYRMHNRGWRSVYCIPKRDAFLGTAPINLTDRLHQVLRWATGSVEIFFSKNNAFLASRKLMFLQRVAYLNVGIYPFTSIFLLVYCFIPALSLFSGFFIVQTLNVAFLCYLLTITVTLIALGVLEVKWSGIALEDWWRNEQFWLISGTSAHLYAVVQGLLKVMAGIEISFTLTAKAAADENEDIYADLYVVKWSSLLIPPITIGMINIIAIAFAFARTVYSENPRWGKFIGGGFFSFWVLAHLYPFAKGLMGRRGKTPTIVFVWSGLISITISLLWVAISPPEASSTGAHSTGFQFP, encoded by the exons atgtcgAACGCGCCACCAAAAAAGGCGATCCGGAACCCTGGCGCCGGCGGGTCGGCGGGCAGCTCGCGGGGGTCGGCGGGGCAGACGGTGAAGTTCGCGCGGCGGACGTCGAGCGGGCGGTACGTCAGTCTGTCTCGGGAGGACATCGACATGGAGGGCGAGCTGGCCGCGGACTACACCAACTACACGGTGCAGATCCCGCCGACGCCGGACAACCAACCGATGATGGATGGCGCGGAGCCGGCGTCCGTGGCCATGAAGGCCGAGGAGCAGTACGTGTCCAACTCGCTCTTCACTGGCGGGTTCAACAGCGTCACGCGTGCCCACCTCATGGACAAGGTCATCGAGTCTGAGGTCACTCACCCGCAGATGGCCGGCTCCAAGGGCTCCCGCTGCGCCATGCCTGCCTGCGACGGCAAGGTCATGCGCAACGAGCGCGGTGAGGACATCGACCCCTGCGATTGCAGGTTCAAGATCTGCCGCGACTGCTACCTTGACGCGCAAAAGGACGGGTGCATCTGCCCAGGGTGCAAGGAGCACTACAAGATCGGCGAGTACGCCGAGGACGACCCAAACGATGTACCGTCGGGGAAGCTTCACCTGCCGGGGCCGGGCGGCGTGAATACCAACAAATCCCTGCTCGCCCGGAACCAGAACGGCGAGTTCGATCACAACCGGTGGCTCTTCGAGAGCTCCGGCACCTACGGCTATGGCAACGCTTTCTGGCCCAAGGGCGGCATGTACGACGACGACCTAGACGACGAAGGCAGCCTCAGCGGCGATGGCGTTCTCCCGGAACAGAAGCCGTTCAAACCGCTGACTCGCAAGATGCCAATGCCGACGTCCATCATCAGCCCGTACCGGATCTTCATTGTGATCCGGATGTTCGTGCTCATCTTCTACCTAACGTGGCGCCTTCGCAATCCCAACATGGAGGCGCTCTGGCTCTGGGGCATGTCCATTGTGTGCGAGCTTTGGTTCGCCTTCTCCTGGCTGCTCGACATGCTCCCCAAGGTGAACCCCATCAACCGGAGCACGGACCTCGCCGTGCTCAAGGAAAAATTCGAGACTCCATCGCCGTCCAACCCTCACGGCCGGTCCGACTTGCCGGGGCTGGACGTGTTCGTGTCTACGGCCGACCCGGAGAAGGAGCCGGTGCtcaccacggccaccaccatCCTATCCATCCTGGCCGTGGACTACCCGGTGGAGAAGCTGGCATGCTACGTGTccgacgacggcggcgcgctGCTCaccttcgaggcgatggctgaggccGCAAGCTTCGCCAACATCTGGGTGCCTTTCTGTAAGAAGCACGACATCGAGCCCCGCCAACCGGATAGCTACTTCAGCTTGAAGGGCGACCCGACCAAGGGAAAGCGGCGATCGGACTTTGTCAAGGACCGCCGCAAGGTGAAGCGGGAGTTTGACGAGTTCAAGGTGCGCATCAACAGCCTCCCCGACTCCATCCGCCGGCGCTCCGACGCCTTCAACGCCCGCGAGGACATGAAGATGCTCAAACACCTCCGCGAGACCGGCGCTGACCCGTCCGAACAGCCCAAGGTCAAGAAGGCGACGTGGATGGCCGACGGTACACACTGGCCGGGCACCTGGGCGGCGTCTGCTCCCGACCACGCCAAGGGAAACCACGCCGGCATCCTACAG GTGATGCTGAAGCCGCCGTCGCCGGACCCGCTGTACGGGATGCACGACGAGGAGCAGCTGATCGACTTCAGCGACGTGGACATCCGGCTGCCGATGCTAGTGTACATGTCGCGTGAGAAGCGGCCGGGTTACGACCACAACAAGAAGGCGGGCGCCATGAACGCACTTGTGCGTTGCTCCGCCGTGATGTCGAACGGGCCCTTCATCCTCAACTTCGACTGCGATCACTACATCAACAACGCGCAGGCCGTCCGCGAGGGCATGTGCTTCATGATGGACCGCGGCGGCGAGCGTGTCGCCTACATCCAGTTCCCGCAGCGCTTCGAGGGCATCGACCCCTCCGACCGCTACGCCAACAACAACACCGTCTTCTTCGACGGCAACATGCGAGCCCTCGACGGCCTCCAGGGCCCCATGTACGTGGGCACGGGGTGCATGTTCCGCCGGTTCGCGCTCTACGGCTTCGACCCCCCGCGCACCACCGAGTACACCGGCGTGctgttcaagaagaagaaggtgaccacGTTCAAGTACCCGGAGACGGACACGCAGTCGCTCAAGGCGGAGGACTTCGACGCCGAGCTCACTTCGCAGCTGGTGCCCAAGCGGTTCGGCAACTCGTCCGCGCTTATGGCGTCCATCCCAGTCGCCGAGTTCCAGGCGCGCCCGATCGCCGATCACCCAGCCGTGCAGCACGGGCGGCCCCCCGGGGCGCTCACCGTGCCCCGCCCGCCGCTCGACCCTCCCACCGTCGCGGAGGCCGTGTCCGTCATCTCCTGCTGGTACGAGGACAAGACGGAGTGGGGCGACCGCGTCGGCTGGATCTACGGCTCCGTGACGGAGGACGTCGTCAGCGGCTACCGCATGCACAACCGTGGCTGGCGCTCCGTGTACTGCATCCCCAAGCGCGACGCCTTCCTCGGCACCGCCCCCATCAATCTCACCGACCGCCTGCACCAG GTGCTGCGGTGGGCGACGGGGTCGGTGGAGATCTTCTTCTCGAAGAACAACGCGTTCCTGGCGTCGCGGAAGCTCATGTTCCTGCAGCGGGTGGCGTACCTCAACGTTGGCATCTACCCCTTCACCTCCATCTTCCTGCTCGTCTACTGCTTCATCCCGGcgctctccctcttctccgGCTTCTTCATCGTGCAGACGCTAAACGTCGCATTCCTCTGCTACCTCCTCACCATCACCGTCACCCTCATCGCACTCGGCGTCCTCGAAGTCAAGTGGTCCGGCATTGCCCTCGAGGACTGGTGGCGCAACGAGCAGTTCTGGCTCATCTCAG GGACAAGCGCCCACCTCTACGCGGTGGTACAAGGGTTGCTGAAGGTAATGGCCGGGATAGAGATCTCCTTCACTCTGACGGccaaggcggcggcggacgaGAACGAGGACATCTATGCAGACCTCTACGTGGTTAAGTGGTCGTCGCTGCTCATCCCGCCCATCACCATCGGCATGATAAACATCATCGCCATTGCCTTCGCCTTCGCACGGACCGTCTACAGCGAAAACCCACGGTGGGGCAAGTTCATCGGTGGCGGCTTCTTCAGCTTCTGGGTGCTGGCGCACCTGTACCCCTTCGCCAAGGGGCTTATGGGCCGCCGCGGCAAGACGCCAACCATCGTCTTCGTCTGGTCCGGcctcatctccatcaccatctCCCTGCTCTGGGTCGCAATCAGCCCACCGGAGGCTAGCTCCACCGGCGCCCACAGCACCGGCTTCCAGTTCCCTTGA